Part of the Synechococcus sp. HK01-R genome is shown below.
AAGTCCAGCCCACCATGCTGGCAGGCCTCAGGCAGGAGTGATGCGATCGATCGCTTCGGCCAGGGCTCGGTCGAGACTGGAGAGTCCCCCGAGGTCGTGGGTGTGCAGCTGAATGGTCACCGTTGCGTAGACGTTGCTCCAGTTGGGGTGATGGTTCATGGCCTCCGCTAGGAGGGCGACCCGGCTCATGAAGCCCCAGGCCTCACTGAAATTGGCGAAGGTCCATTGGCGGGTCAGCTTTCCATCGACGATCGCCCAAAGAGGCAGCTGATGGCTGAGTGCTGCGCATGCATCTGGGCTGAGCAGGGTGGCGGCCATCGCGGTGACGCACGGAGGATCAGACCTAGTCTTGCGCTCAGAACCCGCCGTCAGCTCTGATGCGCCGGACTGTCCTGACGCTTGCCTTGTTCGGTGCGGCCATTGCCTGGCTTCCCTTCCGGGCGCATGCCCAGCGTGTGGTGCCCAAAATCGCCGATCTGTGCCCCATGGGCTACGTCGATACGTTCAACGGCAAGTGCAGCACCTTGGGTCTGGTGACCTACACGGTGAAGCCAACCAATGGCAAGCCTTGCCCCTCCGGCTGGATGAATGTGGGCGGCGGCTACTGCCGTCGGAAGTGAAGCGTTCGGCTCAGATGGCATAGAGCCTCGCTTGCTCCAGGGCGGCTCGCACGATCAGCGCATGCCGCTCCACGAGCGGTTCAAGGGAGTCATAGCCGCCGCCAATCACTGTGGCGACGGGAATCGAGCGTCGCAGGCAGGCATCCAGAACCAGCCTGTCTCGTTGCAGGAGACCCTGATCCGTCAGAGCCAGCCTGCCCAGGCGGTCGTCCCGGTGGGGGTCGACGCCGGCGTTGTAGAGCACAAGGTCGGGTCGGATGGCATCAAGCTGTTCTGGCAGGCGGTCTCCGATGGCCTGTTGATAGAGCTCGTCATCGGTGCCATCCGGCAGGGGAATGTCGAGATCGCTTTCACCCTTCCGCAGGGGGAAGTTGCTTTGGGCGTGTGCTGAAAGGGTGAACACGCGTGGATCAGCGGCAAAGCAGGCGGCGGTGCCATCCCCCTGGTGCACATCAAGATCGATCACCATCAGCTGCCGCACCACGCCATCCGCCAGAAGAGCAGCAGCGGCGACGGCGCAGTCATTGAAGATGCAGAAGCCGCTTCCGTAGCCGGGGTGGGCGTGATGGGTGCCACCCGCCAGATGGCAGGCGATGCCGTGGCGCAGGGCCAGCCTTGCCGTGAGCAAGGTGCCCCCGACGGCAAGCCAGGTGCGTTGCACCAGCTCCCGGCTTGCGGGCAGACCGATGCGCCGCAGGGCGCTGCGGTCGAGCTGATGGCGACTGAAGGCCTGGTGGTAATGGCGCCCGTGGACGCGCTCGATGTCCCTCCGGCAGATGCTCAGCGGCGTGTGCACCTGTTCTGGTCGGATCCAGCGTCGCTGCAGCAGCAGAGCATGGAGCAGACGGAATTTGGCCATCGGGAAGCGATGGCTGCTGGGCAGAGGGGCCGAGTACCGGGGGTGGTAGACGATCGGCAGGGGCACTTCGAGAGCTGCAGGGGTGCTGCGAGGGGAATGGGCCAAACTGCCCGGATTCCCTTCTAATCGCGATGGCGGAGACGCCTGATTTCAACAGTTCCGCCGAGCGGCGGGCCCGGTTCGGCAAGGTGTTTGCGCCGCGGGTGGAGAAGCTGATCGAGGATTTGCAGGCCGTTGCCAAGACCGCCAACCTCGAGATCTATGACTTCGATGAGGCGCTTGTGAAGAAGCTCTTTATCGAGTTGGCTCGGCGCTTTCGGGCGACGGCCCATCGATTCGGCATCGATTTCGAGATTTCCGTGGAAGGAGAAAGCGTGGAGTAGGGCTTGCAGGTCGGTCTCGCCGTGAGCCAGTCTTAAGACAATCTGTAGCCGTTGCTGTGAAGGCTGGACCCTCCTGTCCGATCCATCTGGGAACCCTGGACTCCCCTGACTATTGGACCGATAACGCCCTGGTGGCAGCGGTTCAGCCCGCCAGCGAGGTGGAGTGGCGTCGCTGGGCCACGTGGACAAGCGAGCAGCAGGCTCGGCGTCGCACCCGTGACCTGCGGCGCTAAGTCGCGGCCTGTTTGAGAGGGTGGTGAGACATTGGTGTTGATCGGAGTGAGCGGTCGTAGCAGCGCTTGGCAGCGCCTGGGCTACCATCTGAGGGAGACCAACCTGCTTGGTTCGATCCAGAGCACGCATTGAGCGTAGACTGTCCAAAGCTGATTTGGCTAGCAGTTGCTCCTCGTCCCTCTCCGCCGCGTCTCTTCCGGTGAGCAGGTCTCAGGGTCAGGACTGGCCCGTCAGTCCGATGCCATGGCCGCCTACGCCGAAGCTCGTGGCTGGGATCTCCACCCCGAGACCTACTCCGACGAAGGCGTCTCCGGCTTCAGCGGCGCCAACCTGGATGGCGACCTTGGCAGGTTCCTCGCCGACCTGAAGCGCGGCCACTTCGGCACGCAGCCAGTCGCCCTCGGTGTGGAAGACATCGACCGCCTCAGCCGTCAGTTCACCCTGGCGTTCCTGCCGGTCCTGATCGACCAGCTGATCAATGCTGGCGTCACCATCTCGGTGGTCAGCAAGGGCCGTGACTTCAGCAGGGAATCAATCAAGGCCAACGGCTTCGAGCTTCAGGAGCTGCTCCTCTATCTCCAGCAGGCCCATGAATTCAGCGAGAAGCTCAGCAGTCGCATCACCGATCACCGCGGGCGGATCCGTGCTTCCATCCGCGACGGCAAGCCCGCCAACCCCGGCACCGCCCCCAGCTGGATCTCCCTGGTCAATGGTCAATGGGCGCTGAACGGTTACGCCGGCGTCATCCGCGAAGTGATCGCGATGTCCCAAGCCGGTGATGGTGCCCCGATTATCGCCAAAACGATGAACGCTCGAGGCGTCATCAATCCCGGCACCGCCAAGAAACGGCGCACCAACCCCGATGCAGAGCCCCAGCCCTGGGCAGCCAATCACGTCCTACAGGTGCTCAAGCAACCGGCAATTCACGGCGCACGGCTGGTCGCCAAACCCGGCCACAACTCTCGGCTCCGCAACTGGAAAGAGGAGTGCGCGCGACTCAAGCGGCAAGGCA
Proteins encoded:
- a CDS encoding histone deacetylase codes for the protein MPLPIVYHPRYSAPLPSSHRFPMAKFRLLHALLLQRRWIRPEQVHTPLSICRRDIERVHGRHYHQAFSRHQLDRSALRRIGLPASRELVQRTWLAVGGTLLTARLALRHGIACHLAGGTHHAHPGYGSGFCIFNDCAVAAAALLADGVVRQLMVIDLDVHQGDGTAACFAADPRVFTLSAHAQSNFPLRKGESDLDIPLPDGTDDELYQQAIGDRLPEQLDAIRPDLVLYNAGVDPHRDDRLGRLALTDQGLLQRDRLVLDACLRRSIPVATVIGGGYDSLEPLVERHALIVRAALEQARLYAI
- a CDS encoding 4a-hydroxytetrahydrobiopterin dehydratase, whose translation is MAATLLSPDACAALSHQLPLWAIVDGKLTRQWTFANFSEAWGFMSRVALLAEAMNHHPNWSNVYATVTIQLHTHDLGGLSSLDRALAEAIDRITPA